Proteins encoded together in one Prosthecobacter fusiformis window:
- a CDS encoding DUF2167 domain-containing protein: MSNLRTLTLAGLLMGLVVSFCPAQEVPAEAPPTPEERAARQKAFMDKIESFGWTRQGTGTLGSIAQVNIPQGWRFTDGNGTRSLLELYGNLTGESELGMLTTEGEGPWVIFEFEDSGYVKDDEKDKLDADAMLASLQEGQEIGNERRREMGLGELKLLGWAVAPRFNDQTKNLEWAVRVGSANGESINYSTRLLGRSGVMKVDLVCTPDEMTTLLPQYQSIISGYQYLTGNSYAEYQPGDKVAKYGLTALVAGGAAVAAGKMGLFAKLAGFVGKLGKAAILLVVGAGVAIKSLIGKLFGKREQI, translated from the coding sequence ATGTCAAACCTACGCACACTCACATTGGCAGGTCTCCTGATGGGCCTGGTTGTCTCCTTTTGTCCTGCCCAAGAAGTTCCGGCAGAGGCCCCGCCTACGCCAGAGGAGCGCGCAGCGCGGCAGAAGGCCTTCATGGACAAAATTGAATCCTTTGGCTGGACCCGCCAGGGCACTGGCACTCTGGGCAGCATTGCCCAGGTGAATATTCCTCAAGGCTGGCGCTTCACCGACGGCAACGGCACCCGCTCTCTCCTGGAGCTTTATGGCAACCTCACTGGTGAGAGCGAGCTCGGTATGCTGACGACTGAGGGCGAAGGTCCTTGGGTCATTTTTGAGTTTGAAGACTCTGGCTACGTCAAAGACGACGAGAAAGACAAGCTTGATGCGGATGCCATGCTGGCCTCTTTGCAAGAAGGCCAGGAAATCGGCAATGAGCGCCGTCGGGAGATGGGGCTTGGGGAACTGAAGCTGCTCGGCTGGGCCGTGGCACCCCGGTTTAATGACCAGACTAAAAACCTGGAATGGGCCGTGCGCGTAGGCTCGGCCAATGGCGAATCCATCAACTACAGTACCCGACTCTTGGGCCGCAGTGGAGTGATGAAGGTTGACCTCGTCTGTACGCCTGATGAAATGACCACTCTCCTGCCCCAATACCAGAGCATCATCTCCGGTTATCAATACCTCACCGGCAACAGTTATGCCGAATACCAGCCGGGGGATAAAGTGGCCAAGTATGGTCTCACGGCCCTGGTCGCTGGCGGTGCGGCCGTGGCGGCTGGGAAAATGGGTCTGTTTGCCAAGCTGGCTGGCTTCGTCGGAAAGCTGGGCAAAGCCGCTATCCTGCTGGTGGTTGGAGCCGGCGTGGCCATCAAAAGTCTCATTGGCAAACTGTTCGGTAAGCGCGAACAGATCTGA